The Eubacterium sp. MSJ-33 genomic sequence CGATTGGCAATTGCGCAGGCAATTATGGAAAATCCTCATATTTTAATCTTTGATGAGCCGATGAATGGATTAGATGCACATGGAGTTGAAGATATACGCAAGCTTTTATTGGATTTGAAGAAGCAGGGAGTTACGATGCTGCTGGCAAGTCATAATAAAGAGGATATTGAAATATTATGCGACAGGGTATACGAGATGGATGCGGGGGAGATTTCCGGAATGATGCGTTAATCATTCCGGTTTTTTTAGTTTGAAAAAAATACTTGACAAAACCGTACTACTGTATTATTGTACTATTCAGATAATACAGTAATACAAAAAGGAGGAACAAAGATTGGCGTGGAAGTTCAACAATGAATCCCCGATCTATCTGCAGATCGTGGACGCGATAAAGATGCAGATCGCACAGGGCACCTTGAAACCGGGCGATCAGGTACCGGCGGTACGGGAGCTTGCGGTGACCGCAGGTGTGAATCCGAATACGATGCAGAAAGCACTTTCGGAGTTAGAACGCGAAGGCGTGCTCTATTCCCAGCGCACGGCAGGGCGATTCGTAGCAGAACCAAGAGCAGGAGGAACGAGTATGCGAGAGGAACTGAGTCAGAAGCATATACAGGCGTTTGTGGATAGCATGCGAACACTTGGATATGCAGACGGTGAGATTGTAACAGTATTGAAAGGATATTTAAGTGAGGAGGGAGCACATGAGTAATTTAGTAGAAATATCCGGTGTGAAGAAAGGATACGGGATCTCGAAAACTGTATTTGAGAACCTGAACCTGGAATTACCGGAAGGAAAGATCATCGGCCTGCTGGGACCGAACGGAAGTGGTAAGACGACACTCATTAAGATGCTGGTTGGTCTGCTGCAGCCGGAGAAAGGAAGTATCCGCATCTGCGGACACGAGGTTGGACCGGAATCAAAGGCGGTTGTTTCATATCTGCCGGAGCGGACATATTTCAATGAGTACTTAAAGATCCGTCAGCTTGTCAATATGTTCAAAGATTTTTATGCGGATTTCGATGAGACACGTGCGTATGATATGATGAAGCTTTTGAACATCGATCCGAATATGACCTTGAAGAAGCTGTC encodes the following:
- a CDS encoding GntR family transcriptional regulator; the encoded protein is MAWKFNNESPIYLQIVDAIKMQIAQGTLKPGDQVPAVRELAVTAGVNPNTMQKALSELEREGVLYSQRTAGRFVAEPRAGGTSMREELSQKHIQAFVDSMRTLGYADGEIVTVLKGYLSEEGAHE
- a CDS encoding ABC transporter ATP-binding protein, which translates into the protein MSNLVEISGVKKGYGISKTVFENLNLELPEGKIIGLLGPNGSGKTTLIKMLVGLLQPEKGSIRICGHEVGPESKAVVSYLPERTYFNEYLKIRQLVNMFKDFYADFDETRAYDMMKLLNIDPNMTLKKLSKGNKEKVQLIMVMSRRARLYVLDEPIAGVDPAARDYIMQTILTNYDEKATILLSTHLISDIENILDEVIFIREGEILCQKDADALRAEKGQSIDAIFREVFRC